In the genome of Halictus rubicundus isolate RS-2024b chromosome 9, iyHalRubi1_principal, whole genome shotgun sequence, one region contains:
- the LOC143356977 gene encoding uncharacterized protein LOC143356977 produces MRQAIESGTAALVVLLQAVLVTSKALDQNQLQQQSQPQSQQQVPYGTAAQKRWGDDLGGGHGGGYGGGDLGGYGGDLGGGHGGDLGGGHGGGDLGDHGGGFGHFGGGDIGGGFGHSGGGDIGGGFGHSGASDLGGGFGHSGGGDLGGGLGHSGGGDIGGGLGHSGGGDIAALAHSGGGDLGGGYGPSGGSGGGGGLEEHHDDHHHDHHDHGYWKKKLIWKPGWKKIWKPAKKQIWKPAWKKIWKPIWVPTQKAVWKEIQVPVWKKFWKPVWKEIQVPVWKEIQVPAWKKIWKPVWKPIQVPAWKDIQVPAWKQIWKPIWKEIQVPAWKEIQVPAWKKIWIPEWVKVGIPGEHYHGKDHHGWEYTSHDLWKKKLIWKPLWKKYWKPAKKQIWVPDKKLEWAPAWKQIWKPAKKQIWVDDKKLVWKEEWKQIWKPSKKLIWVPDKKLEWKEAWKQIWKTDKKQEWIPDKKLEWKEAWKQIWVPAWKEIWVPAWKKIWKPVWISEWFPSEDHHHHHGWEDRKDNQVQGSQLVPNSPAAASKQNGAAQQRQVDENKVRWDRSSKPSDKGPGLSQDLVPPPLTTKQNGAPANFAFPNH; encoded by the exons ATGAGGCAAGCGATCGAGAGTGGAACT GCTGCACTAGTTGTGCTACTGCAGGCCGTTCTTGTGACGAGCAAAGCGTTGGATCAGAATCAGTTGCAGCAGCAGTCTCAGCCACAGTCTCAACAGCAAGTACC ATATGGAACAGCGGCCCAGAAGAGATGGGGCGACGACTTGGGTGGCGGCCATGGTGGCGGCTATGGCGGCGGTGACCTTGGCGGTTACGGCGGTGACTTAGGTGGTGGACACGGCGGCGACTTAGGGGGTGGACACGGCGGTGGCGATTTAGGTGACCACGGCGGTGGCTTTGGCCATTTCGGTGGCGGTGACATCGGTGGTGGTTTTGGCCATTCCGGTGGCGGCGACATCGGTGGCGGTTTCGGCCATTCCGGTGCCAGCGACCTCGGCGGTGGTTTTGGTCACTCTGGTGGCGGCGACCTCGGTGGAGGGTTAGGCCATTCCGGTGGCGGAGACATCGGCGGTGGTTTAGGCCATTCCGGGGGCGGAGATATCGCCGCGTTAGCTCATTCCGGTGGCGGAGACCTCGGCGGCGGTTATGGTCCTTCCGGTgggagcggcggcggcggaggccTCGAAGAACATCACGACGATCATCATCATGACCACCACGACCATGGCTACTGGAAGAAGAAGCTGATCTGGAAGCCGGGCTGGAAGAAGATCTGGAAGCCGGCGAAGAAACAGATCTGGAAGCCCGCGTGGAAGAAGATCTGGAAGCCGATCTGGGTGCCGACGCAGAAGGCGGTGTGGAAGGAGATTCAGGTGCCAGTCTGGAAGAAGTTCTGGAAGCCCGTGTGGAAGGAGATCCAGGTGCCAGTATGGAAGGAGATTCAAGTACCAGCTTGGAAGAAGATCTGGAAACCGGTCTGGAAGCCGATCCAGGTGCCAGCATGGAAGGACATACAGGTACCTGCGTGGAAGCAGATCTGGAAGCCGATCTGGAAGGAGATCCAGGTACCCGCGTGGAAGGAGATCCAAGTGCCGGCATGGAAGAAGATCTGGATCCCGGAATGGGTCAAGGTCGGCATTCCTGGTGAACACTACCATGGAAAAGATCACCACGGCTGGGAGTACACCAGCCACGACCTCTGGAAGAAGAAGCTGATCTGGAAACCGTTGTGGAAGAAGTACTGGAAGCCCGCCAAGAAGCAGATCTGGGTGCCTGACAAGAAGCTGGAGTGGGCGCCAGCCTGGAAGCAGATTTGGAAGCCGGCTAAGAAGCAGATTTGGGTGGACGACAAGAAGCTGGTCTGGAAGGAGGAGTGGAAGCAGATTTGGAAGCCGTCGAAGAAACTGATCTGGGTGCCCGACAAAAAGCTCGAATGGAAAGAGGCATGGAAGCAGATCTGGAAGACGGACAAGAAGCAGGAGTGGATCCCTGATAAGAAGCTGGAGTGGAAGGAGGCATGGAAGCAAATCTGGGTCCCAGCCTGGAAGGAGATCTGGGTGCCCGCGTGGAAGAAGATCTGGAAGCCAGTTTGGATATCGGAATGGTTCCCGTCCGAGGACCATCATCATCACCACGGATGGGAGGATCGGAAGGACAACCAGGTGCAAGGCTCGCAACTTGTTCCGAACAGTCCGGCGGCAGCCTCGAAGCAAAATGGCGCGGCCCAACAGCGTCAAGTAGACGAGAACAAAGTCAGGTGGGACAGATCATCGAAACCCAGCGACAAAGGCCCTGGTCTCAGCCAGGACCTGGTCCCGCCGCCTTTAACGACCAAACAAAATGGCGCGCCGGCGAATTTCGCGTTCCCCAACCATTAA